ataaaaattattttggtatttttcatcacaaaatatttcatcttctaatgaactcctatgttgtggtgaagtccttaggactatttaaactcgacaaaggaggatttgttgtttagtccttaaatctgttcacgatcaaatgatacgttgttaccaaggatgacaacatttatcaagcataggtcgttgtgtgccatataggttggttgtcctcttaaccaatgagtgtggagacactggtatggcatacaggtgagatgtaagggtacatctgcactgaacgtgaccgactccggagctatttctgctatcaagatttactccgatggaatatgggtataaatatccctccgacctgagaccgccacgatgacttgcaagcaactcactgcacttaggcactggactacctgaatttctaattcagtgacggaaggctgctgggtgtagtcaagtacttgacttgtcggtgcgtgtgtcaagatgggattgaccactccagtttaggagctgtgtacagtcatgtttcaatttagcaaaatcttggccaaggtagtccttgtgaggagtcacaggagtatttgagttgagcacgattcggatgatctgatcaaggttgacagtttaaccctgagtcatcctaaacacagggatcaaaaggataaattatacagtaaccatattcatgtaggttctgagtgttgcgattgtgactcttcgacctatccgaacatcgggtaccattgctagatggtcacttcgattagtacaggaattggttcctatgctaccggcttaggttcgaacctgtggggtcacacacattagagggtcctatctgatctgatggctgatgtagaattctatatgtttggaactcagtgatcgagaatcaggattctttgatcacgagtttcacacattatgggtaccgaggtcaagagtcccactggttgggacttttctatcagggttacatatcgatgaattctgatgcccgattgcccatcagatttggacttagtatttatgagaggtttaattaataatttaatcactaattaacttaatttgattgagtaattatttttggatcaagtccaattgaattggattcagttgggtttgacccgattaggttaagagttgacctaatcgtcgagatggttggtctctgatttgatcaggggttgggcttagtcaatttctgatttgattaagattttataagcctaattaagcttaatttagttggatttaaattagtctaattggacctaaattatttggttcaattaggttggtttaaataattaaaccaccttgacccaatctttatgcgccacctcacttccattgcacccatttgaattcatgagaaggaacttctcatgaattattttctcacgccaagccctctccacgcctcactttaatgtgccatatgaatggataaggatgattggttggccattcaaatttaaaataaagtttgaatttgaatgggcaatcaatctttgcaccttatccctttttttacgccccatttattacatgagaaaaggtttctcatgaaatcactccatacataatttaagccacgcctcacgcctttagtggataagggatgagttggtgtccatttgaattcaaaatttgatttgaattcaaatgtgcaattactcatctttatcttttcttttggataagacgtttgacattgttataaaaggaggagaagagtggggcgtgcaagaagagatttttggagaaaaattctagggcgtgagaagtcttgtgcgtgagaaggaagtccatatccttccaagagaaaaagaaagaaaagaaagaaaagtgggtgcaaggtttccggtgagtttcgtaaagttttagcctgggattcgggaagagagaaagtgagctacaagtatcgtgagcccacaaaatctcaaagagatcttcaacatcctctcaagcacgtctgttgatgatctagagcatccaaaaaatcgacagatatcgatcgaaggagttcgatcagcatcgaccgtcaaaagggctctacaacgagctagcactcgtgaggagtcgatcagatcaggagcttcgtgtggatgatccgtaaagatcagacacgctgtgtggctgcgtagcaacgatcagactctctcgatggtgatcagattgcggcgatctactatccacacaaaggtattgtgttctgaacacattacagtaaagtgtttactgtttgaatttgaaattcaaatttaaatgaatgcatgctatatatcatatttagatcctagtgtaggataaatttatgttaattaattagattaattaatatttttccactgtaaaatcataattttgataaaattttaaaattatcattttacccctgcactgaatttttcccacagcaTCCACCATCAGGTGTTTTCAGATTGAATGactgcatgttacatattaatttAGCAATCAGACAAACATTAAAGTTGTAGAAATGTTTAAACAAACTGACAGCATTACATTAACTAAACACAAATGAGCAATGAATGATAGCCACATATGAAAAAACTTATCAGGAGTATGCTGCGATATTTTTGTTCCAACAAACAGGATATGACTTTTATCTTGTTTTATAGATAATTTATTATCAGAACCACGACCAGCAATTGAATCCTAAAGAAATCAATTACAATGTAAAGCAATAATAAGGAACAAATGAAGAAATGAAAAATCCTTGTTTACATGGCCAATACAAACATTTTATATCcccatactgaaaaaaaaaaaaaaaaagcctgatcagataaaaaataagagaagCAAGAACCACCTTCCACTAAGGTGTTGACTCGCCTGTGAGAATGACTTCATTCGCAATTGCACTTCCAGCTAATAACAGCATATCAGCTGGTATAGATTTCTCCTCCCACTAGGACCAGAGGAGCGACCAATGGAAACAACATCTCCAGGAAGGAGGTCTGTATCAAAGAGCTATGCCAACCTGAAACCAAAAGCATTCAATATATGGTAGCCATTGTGAACTATACACACACATCCACAATGCTCCATCTGAGTCTGGCTATTGACTCTTACATGCCTAAGTTCAGTTAGAGTTGTCCACCTACTCTTAGCCATTATAGACCCAAACAGAAATAGTGCAAAAAGTATGAACGAGATGTAGTACCGATAGTCATCCAAACACCAGAGGCCCACATAAAAAACCTAAACATGAAAAGCACATAATTAGAACAATGGCTATATTGATCCTCATAATAAATACAACATAATGCTTCATAAGAGTACAAAGCTAAAACACAAAAAATGGCTCCATGCAATGCTTTTTCATCAGCTTTTGAAATGTGGGTTGTAGATACTCAAATATAATTGAAGACAGTGAAAATTACCATATTGTTGAATCATTTGTGGAATGACTATAGCCGAACCCATTGAGAATAATATGAGAGATAATTCGAACCTGAAATCCTCTTGTGCTTTGACAAAAGTAACAGGGATTAACATCCAAACAAATTCAAAACTAGGAACATAGAGGAAAAATAATGAACCAAAACAACTGCAGTGAGCGGATGCAAATAGATTTTCTACTGCAAAAGCCTGTTAGATAGACTAAGAGCAGATTCAAAAAGATACACATAGAAGGCTTTCCATATTTTGGCAGACAGAAGTGCAAATACATCATGAATGCCATaaccaccacaaaaaaaaaattggttcatGGAGCATTCTTTCACAGCATACACTTCATTTAAAAAACTTAGGCACTAATATTAGCtattattttttgattgattATTAGCAAAAAAGGATAATAGAAAACTTTCTATCTAAATAAAGCATAGCAACATGGACAATGGTACTtatcatcaaaagaaaaaaaatataaaaataaaaaacaaaacaaagaagaagatgaagaagcagGAATCCTAAGGCCTCATTcctttttcagtgattttcttttttttcaccccgatgaaaaaataattatgaagcaAAATTGATGCATTCTCCTAGAGAAGAATGAAGCATCTCCATCCAAAATAATGTCTACAAGcaataagaataaaataaagcTTCTTAAAGCCATGCAGCAGAAAAACATAAATGAAGTGTCACTAAATACGCTAAGCATCCCTAGGAGAAAACTAGGCATATTAAGCATCCCCACTTTTAAAGATGCCCATAGGCACCAAGAAAGAAACAAAATGGAATATAAACAAACATATATAGAAAGATGATGACAGCTTATCACACTCCCAATCTAAAATCGCTAGCTGGGGTCGCAGTAACTACcgcatactcaaagaaaactctctccataagtatgTAAGACATCTCATTATTATATCATAAAGGAAGGAGTGGAATAAATAATCAACTAAGTAGCAAGGAGTGGAATAAATAATCAACTAAGTAAATCCAAAATCTAAATAACTAAAATCCAAAATTTAATGCCACAAAATTCTACGATATTCACAAAACAAATATAACACATTCTAGTTGTTAAgcatatttattatctaattactaTACTAATACAACATGATTAATATTTTCTAATTAGTATTGGTACAACTTTCCTTATTAATCTCAACTCAAGCTtcttggaacaagattttgagatCCCATGACTTCTGGCAACACCATCAAGCATGGATACATGGATATTTGTTCTAACTTTGTTTCCAACTCTTGTAACACATACCCTCTGTGACATGTAATAATTAATTCTTTAGATGAGACAAACACTAGTTTGTACATAGTTTGAGATTAAATTTAGATGATCTTTCCGGTTGTCTTTATTCTCAGAACTGACAATAAACTGAATCAAATCGGAGATCATGTATACAGAAATGATAATGGAAGAAACGAATAAATATGACATAGAAGATGATAAGAaacaagaaggaagaagagagatgagaaaaatggTGTGCGCAGAGAAGAGAGATTAATTCAAATATCCTTCATTTAATAAGGTTGCTTCTAGCAAACATACAGTAACTAGAAGTAGAATGTCAACTATCACAAGCACCTACCCAATCGGCATCACAATATCCTTGAACAGCAAGATGGTCTTGATTCTGAAACAGCAAGTCTCTTCCAGGGAGTCACTAAAAAACATTTTGGTTTAGATTGAGATATAAAGCTCTCTAGTTtgatctttttattaaaaaaaaaaaggtcaaaacAAAAGTCAAAGCAAAAACAATTGTGAAATTTTAGGTGTTGGtacgaaaaaatagaaaaatggtACGATAGCTCCCCATCAATAAACATTTCCTCTACACTGATGGATGCCGAGATTGGCACTAAAACCATCAATTATCTTGCGGTGGTATGCTAGAAGTGTTGAGAAATATTTGGTGCTAGACTACCAATACTGTTGCATTACTCGAGAGAAGGGGCTTCGGAGCATAACATAGCAAATAAAGAACATCTCGATATCTAACATCATTTTAATACAAACTCCAAGCTCAGTATAAACCAAGTTCGGTAGTTGAAAtactagaataaaaaaaaaaggacgaTGTTGCACATGAGCTTTACTATTTAGACAGTATTTACAGCATCATACCTAACAATTCATCTGTCCCATGTACTTTGTTTTTAAACCATTTGTTTTATCTCAGACATTCTGACACATACAACCATTATAACCACAAACGAGCCAAGAAGGGCTCTATCATCTCCCAAAAGCATTTCAAGAATGTTGCACATCGGAACAAGTCAGTACTTTTCTGTGGTGAAAATTTGAAGAACTCATTATACTGCACTAATGGCATTTCAGAGAAGATCAGCTcacaagaaaagcaagagaaacgGACATGATAACAATGCaacattatattattattgaataaaaagcccacggatgggattcaaatacaaataGCAAATTTCTCATCTATCCTGTCTTTCGAACACTTACATCGTGCCAATAACATGGCCAACTTGTCATTATTTATAGATAAAGATGCAGCTACCTTCTGTTTATTTCTATCCTTTTCCTCTAGGGAGTAATCATCAACAAAGGTACTGCCTCTGAAATCTCCATCAGTTTTCCTACTGAGCATCAGTCTCTGAAGCACAACCATCTTCAAAGGGCGACCCCTGGGGGCGGACATGCAGGCATGTGAACTGATGAGGGTTGGTCTACCAATGATCTACAGCAGATTTCATAGAGTTCATCAAATGGCACGTCATTCAAAGTATAATGCAGTGGCTGTTGCCCTTCAGCGTCTATCTCATAGACGGAATCCAACACATAAGCAACTGAGGCCTCCCCAAATTCCAAATTCAGCAGTCGCCAATTGCAGATCCGCCTGAAAATTGTAACCCATCTTGGAATAATGTAATAACATGAACCACGTAGCTCAAGACCTGCACCCTTCTGTACCATTATACTGGCCTCCAAAACAGCTAGATCCCAACTCAACAATTTAGACGACTGTGTAAGATACTTGATCAAGCAATCTTCAAAAGCTAACTTCTGATTTGGAATCTTCAAACCCATATAGGAACCTTGGCTCAAAAAAGACAGGTCGTTGGAAAAATTTGGAAGCTTGCAACCCTTTATTGCTCTAGTGAGTGGCTCAGTTCTTGCAGGTGAGCTCCAACCAATGCTGGGTAAGAACATGTCTGCTATCATTCTCTCTCTGCTCGATTTCTCTAGCAGATCAACTTCAGGACAAGGCCAACAAATTGGATTCATGGATGCCGCAGTCAGAATTTCCTCCACCAATCGGTCCAGGGCTTTGTTAAAAGCTAAGATGCAATGGTCTGGACCCAATTCAGAGGCATTACAATTGTCAAGAACCCTCAGTGAAGATCTCACATAATTCGAGGCCAGTTCACCGGTCTTTGCCAGAAGTGGAGAAGGTTGTAGAGGCGAACAGTTTGCCAGCCACCGTAGACCCTCTCTCAATTTGTCATCATCAAAGAAACCAAAGTGCTCTCTATCAACCAGGAAAACAACTGAAAACAAGTTTACCCTTGTTTTGTCTGCATCATGAAGACCAAGTCTCTTAATTATTGTGGCTGAAGGATCAGCAGTCTCTTCTTTGCACTCATCACCAACTACTATCAAAAGAGGTAGGCTCGATCCAGAAGGTACAGACATTAAAAGGTTCTGAAGCCGAACCCTTTGAATTTCCCATGGAATGCTTTCTGATACCAGAAACATAATGCAGCTTGCACCAGCAAAAATATCATCATAAGCAAATGGCTCCTTATGGACAAACATTGCCTCCCTAATGACAGATAAACAGCAGGCTTCAGAAGAACTATTTCTGTTGACCCATTTCCTGGAAGAATTACTTCTGTTGACGCATTTCCTGGAAGAACTATTTCTGTTGATCCATTTCTTCCATATTGATAAGTGAGAAGATGAAACCATCAGTTCATCATTTTCTTTACCAGACCCCATGAGTTTTGAGAGCAACCATCTTGAAGCCAAAAGATTGGTTTGACCCATTGTGTCAGTTCCTTGGACACAGACAAGCAACTTCCAGCAAAGGCATCTGGCAACGGGATTTTTTGCACTTAAAATTGGTGCAACCAGGTCTGAGACATTCAGTGTTGACCATGATTTCTCATGTCTTGCATATCTCTCTCTCACAATGTAATCAATGTTGAGCTTGCTTCTGGCTTGTCTTGGTGGCTTCATTAAAAGATAAAGTAAAATAAGGAGCTAAATTTAACATAATATATAACTTCACAAATAATTTATGGAGATCAGAGACATATCAGGGAGATAACTTACTTTTTTAATTTGTTGTTCTGGTGGTCTCCGTGCTTCAATTTGTCCTTCTGGTGGTCTTACTTCTTCAATTTGTCGTTCTGGTGGTCttacttcttcaattttttgttcTGGCGAtcttattttttcaatttgtcGTTCTGGTGGCCTCGCAGCTTCAATTTGTCCTTCTGGTGTTCTTACTTCTTCAATTTGTCGTTCTGGTGGTCTTACTTCATCAATTTTTTGTTCTGGTGGTCTCACTGCTTCAATTTGTTGTTCTGGTGGTCCTAAGGAGAGTGAACTCAATGAACTTGCAAGGAACTCAATTTGTTCCCTGTTTTTCCTCCACAAGGATGTTATCTGCTTCCATTTTCTGGTAGTAAATGATGTAAAGCATAACTGTCAACTCCTGTTTTTAAAAACTGAatcacgttaaaaaaaaaaaaaacagcaataagaagaagaagaaaaacaaacctTACAATCAACTTCAGCTTTTCACTGGCAACTTCATTCTTGggacacaaaattatttttgatgcttCATTTTCTAGGCTTTTGCCTACTTCTGTCTGAGGGGCTGTATTCTCGACTATGAGCTTGGAGTTTGAGAATCCAGGTGCTCCAGCTTGAACTATAGTTGTCTCCGTTTGAGGCAAGATTTCCTGACCCATGGAGGTTTGTCCATTTAATTCAGTTATTTGTTCATCCTCATCATTTTGTACAGAATCATCTTCAGCTTGTGTGACAGCCTCAGAATAAACATCATCAATAATCCTCTTGGACTTCTTGAGGTGCACAAGTTTCGCACACTTGGTTGGAAAATCCACGTCACCATTAAGAAATGGACCTTCCTTCaccatatacatctcttcatatTTTTTCGAAACAAACCCATGATATTCCAGAAGACCTTCAACATCCTCCTCCTGAACAGGGTAAAGAAATGTTTAGAGAATTAAGTTCTGCGGAAATGAAATTGATGATTGACCAGCAGCTAAATGGCAAATTTTACCTCCATGCCTAGCCAGTCCACAACATGTGCAATGGGAATTCCATGGTTTTTCTGAAGACCTCTGTGCAAAGCAGCAAGTGCCTTTGTTCTTATCTGGAGAAAAAAGTGTTGTTTAACTAAATGTATTCATAAAACATCATTAACGGTTCTATAAAAGATGCAGTAAGGCTAAATCATGGCTAGTAATGCTAATCCTCTCCTGAGGacataaagcatataataaataaataaataaataaataatgcaaGAACCATGATCGAGGTAATGGCTGGTTGAACTAAAACCATCATCAGATAACCACTGTAATCAGATTAAGGCTGTAAACATGTTGGGTGTGGATGAGCACATCCAATTTGAGTTGTCTTACACTTGCGTGCacgagacacacacacacacacacagagcttGCAGATTTCATGGTGAGATTAGCTCCTTATTGCTTTTGAGCTCagcatttttttttcaatatgtaCCTATGAAAAATATCACAGACACTAATTCAATTCGAAAACAATATCTTCTTTTAAAACTACTTAGGTCCTTTATGAAAATGGATGcaaaaagaatcaaaaattaactataaCCCTCAAAACTCAATCAAAACCATATCTAAGGCATGCATATCCCTCATGTCCTTTTCTCTTAAGCTCAATTGGCTGCATAATAGGAACATAAAATTCCTTGCACGTCAATTTTGATCATGACATCATCAGCTTCAATTGGCCTCGGCACAGACTTCAAAATGAGAAAA
Above is a genomic segment from Elaeis guineensis isolate ETL-2024a chromosome 1, EG11, whole genome shotgun sequence containing:
- the LOC105033900 gene encoding LOW QUALITY PROTEIN: SAC3 family protein B-like (The sequence of the model RefSeq protein was modified relative to this genomic sequence to represent the inferred CDS: inserted 2 bases in 1 codon; deleted 1 base in 1 codon), which codes for MISSTMPAGNQARSSRRSRLQTHANMHFENGNAQTFKRIRLRPSAFESNRSVRKSDFSHEEVQRPDISTPRLGRRRKSRVNYDKFPPQQSNHQIVSYSDAHDSGTSSPPRPSFRNGTKRARSPVPSVDGLATSSIQSDSEREMQPKAKRLAHFNVELSQPIPNLHDLVKHEPSGNKENQASLDKCNADEHTELARDLSSGDNLFDTEGPESSQVVVGLCPDMCPESERKERETKGDLDRYERLNGKRNQTTKFLAVKKYHRTAEREADLIRPMPVLQKTVDHLLSLLDQPYNDNFLSMYNFLWDRMRAIRMDLRMQHIFNQQAIIMLEQMIRLHIIAMHEFCEYKKGEGFSEGFDAHLNIEQMSKTSVELFQMYDDQRKKGINVPTEKEFRGYYALLKLDKHPGYKVGPAELSLDLAKMTPEIRCTPEILFAREVARACRIGNYIAFFRLARKATYLQACLMHAHFAKIRTKALAALHRGLQKNHGIPIAHVVDWLGMEEEDVEGLLEYHGFVSKKYEEMYMVKEGPFLNGDVDFPTKCAKLVHLKKSKRIIDDVYSEAVTQAEDDSVQNDEDEQITELNGQTSMGQEILPQTETTIVQAGAPGFSNSKLIVENTAPQTEVGKSLENEASKIILCPKNEVASEKLKLIVRKWKQITSLWRKNREQIEFLASSLSSLSLGPPEQQIEAVRPPEQKIDEVRPPERQIEEVRTPEGQIEAARPPERQIEKIRSPEQKIEEVRPPERQIEEVRPPEGQIEARRPPEQQIKKPPRQARSKLNIDYIVRERYARHEKSWSTLNVSDLVAPILSAKNPVARCLCWKLLVCVQGTDTMGQTNLLASRWLLSKLMGSGKENDELMVSSSHLSIWKKWINRNSSSRKCVNRSNSSRKWVNRNSSSEACCLSVIREAMFVHKEPFAYDDIFAGASCIMFLVSESIPWEIQRVRLQNLLMSVPSGSSLPLLIVVGDECKEETADPSATIIKRLGLHDADKTRVNLFSVVFLVDREHFGFFDDDKLREGLRWLANCSPLQPSPLLAKTGELASNYVRSSLRVLDNCNASELGPDHCILAFNKALDRLVEEILTAASMNPICWPCPEVDLLEKSSRERMIADMFLPSIGWSSPARTEPLTRAIKGCKLPNFSNDLSFLSQGSYMGLKIPNQKLAFEDCLIKYLTQSSKLLSWDLAVLEASIMVQKGAGLELRGSCYYIIPRWVTIFRRICNWRLLNLEFGEASVAYVLDSVYEIDAEGQQPLHYTLNDVPFDELYEICCRSLVDQPSSVHMPACPPPGVALEDGCASETDAQXRKTDGDFRGSTFVDDYSLEEKDRNKQKVAASLSINNDKLAMLLARCKCSKDRIDEKFAICI